The genomic region TAATTGTTTCAACTAAGTCGGCGATCGTATCTTGAGAAACGGCAATTAAGCCATCACCATAGGGATACGTGTACCGCATTAGCGTCGGCAGAGATTGCAGGTGCAGTTTATCTTGATGCTCGATGCCTGTTTCTAAGCTAATAATATTGTGTTCGCCAATAATAATTTTGCTATCAATTCCTGATAGATACCTTGCCCAAATTGCCGTGATATTAAAATACCAAGGCATTGGAAAGATAACATCTGGTTTACTTTGTTTAAGATAGCGAATAGTTGGCAGTAAAGAAAAAGCCGTGCGCTGAGTATTGAGAGTAACTATATTAATGTCTGAATATTGCTCTTTTTCTGCTTGAGTTGCCTTTAAAACCACAAACTCACAATTGATTCCTAATTCCTGAAAGCCGCGAGAGAGGGCAGTTCCTAAACTAGTGAACGCACCACCTCCGATGTCATGCGTCAGGATAGCAACTTTTTTCATAGTCATAAATTTCAATTATTTAAAACTAGGTTTGTCACCTGAGCTAGGCATTTTGATGCTGCTTCTGGGGTATATTGAGACATAATTTGTTGCGCTTTTTTACCCATGTCTTCGATCGCAGTTGGGCGATCGATGAACTGGCGCATGAGTTCGGCTAGCTTTTCTGGCTGATTAGGGTCAAATACATAGCCATTCTCACCATTCACTATTAGTTCTGCCGTTCCCGCACCTGTAGAACATAAAACTGGTTTACCTAGTAACATTGCCTCTAGTACCACTACGCCCCATGTATCTTCTAGAGTCGGTAGAACGAAGACATCTGCATTGCGAAAATATGTACTGATAAGGTTGTAATCTACTCTACCTACCCACTGTATGCAATCAGTCAGATGATGCTCTTGAGCGAATTTTCCTAGTTCTTCGTGTTGCGGTCCATTGCCTACAACTTGTAATGTGTATTCTCGATAACCTTGTCGCTGAAGAATCTTGCAGGCTTCTAGCAATATCTGCAAACCTTTTCTGGGAATAATATGTCCGACGAAAAGAAAAATTGGTCGCTGGAGTTGAGAATTATCTAAATCAATATTTTCTTGAATTACTAAAGTTTTGGTATCGGGAATTTCGTAAGGCTGAACGAAAACGCGGCTGTCTTTAGCGTTAAGAATATCTACTAGATAGGCTTTTCCAGCTTGACTGTTGGTAATGCAAGCATCGGCAAACTTTACCATTAGTCTCCGAACTAATAAACGTAATGCTGAATTGCGATAGTCTACACCAGGCGAACTACCTTCATAGGCAATGATGACTCGCCACCAACAAAGCGGTTTTAATAGGAGCGCCAGAATTGTCCAAACGCCAAAAGAACTAGAAAATATGACATGAGGTCTAAGCCGAAGCAAGTGGAAAATAATACTGGGAGACAGATATGTGAAATTAGAGCCGTAGCCTGTCGTCTCTCGCGCCGTTTCTAGCACATGAAATTTGCCGACAACTTCTACTACAAATGAGTTGTCAAATCCTCGTGCAAAACCAGGAAAAAGTCCGGTAAATACTTTCGTTTGAGGAAATATCTGTGTAAATTGACAGAGCGCTGGCTGCCAATAAAACCATGCAACAGGCAGCAACCACGCAATCCGAAAATTATGACTACGATCCACCTAAGGATACCTCTAGAAATACAAATATCAACTGCACAATGCAGCCGGATAAAATGACTACCTAGCTGATTTGAATCACCTTGAATAATATCTTTGAATCTGTCTCTGATGGCGTTCGTAAAGATGTCATCAGAAAATAAGACTTAAAAATATATTTATAATGTAACTATCTTTACAGCGATCGGCTTGTTTTTTTACCGATCGGCACTATCTCTTTACGCAAAATTTGAATTCTACGAGAATATACGTACTTTTTTTGAAGTAAAGGTAAAAATTTGAATTATGCCATGTACTGAAAACTGGTGGCGATCGCCAGCGAGTCAATACTTGGTAGTTAAAAGCGGTTAAAGCCACAGCTCCACAAAAGAAACCTGCCATAGTTCTAGTTTGGATAGGCTCAAATAGGTTCTGTAGTCTGTAAAGGCGAATGTTGTTAGTACTTGATTTAGGTGTTCCAGTTAATAAAACGCGCGTAAATATATGCAACTAACTCGTTAATCGTTTTCCGCACGCCTGCACTGTAGCGCCACCAGTATTTCGGATCGTAATCGATGGGTGGCATGGCAATAATACCAACTTTAGTATTTGTTGAAGCTAGTGCTTGACGATACAGCAGCCAGCTTCTTCTAGCATGTAAATCGAGTGTTAGTAAATCAATCGATTTTATTGGTGTATTTGTCTTTTCCAACCACTGTTTAAAAGCAATAGCAGAAGCATAAGTTCGGTCTTTACGTACTTCTGGGGTCGGAACAGAAACGATTTTTTCTGACTCTAATCCTAACGTTTTTAAGGTTGCTGCCGCTAGCTCGGCATAATTTTTATATTCAGCCAAATAGCATCCTCTTTCGATGGGAATACCTGTAGTCACGATCTGGCGATAGGAGCCGCGTTTAAATCTAGCTAGTGCCTCTTTAACTGCATAATCTGGTAGCCAGCCTTCAACGACCAAAACTTCAGCGTTAACTGGTTGATTAACAGCTAGAAATGAAGGTAAGTTACTAATACTGACAGTTAATAAAGTTAGAGTCAATAAGATCGGAAATAACCATCCCCACACCGTAGGTAGCCATATTTCTTGTCGTCGAATGAGAGTGATATTTAGTAGTTTGAATTGCGATCGCTTTTTAGCAGCCATTAAAAATGTAGTTTTGCATAGCTTAGGGTGTAGAATCTACTTTAAACCAAAATTCGATTTCAGTAGGATTGGGCGAATAGAATTCGCGACTACACAAACTAAGTCCGCCTGCGCGGACTACAGACAGGTGAGTTTTGCTAGTGTAAAGTCACTTCTACTGACTATCTACTGTTGCTGTCTTGTGTGCTTTTAAATAAGCAAATACAGATTTATCACCAATATCAGGTGGAATTGGTTGTACTGCCTTACGAATGGCAAAGACAACGAATAGTACAGCCCACGTACCAAGCATGATTTGTTCCCACTGGCGCGGTAAGATTCCGCTTAAATGACCCAATAATAAAATTGGTACTAGAGGTGTGAGAAATTTGGTTTCAAACCGATTAAAACAAAATGCCTCTTTGAAGTAAATTCCTGTGAGCGCTGCAAAAATAAAGCCAACACCCAATAAAGTCATTGGATGTTCGTAAACTGTGACAGCTAGCGGCGTGCTATTACTCAATGCGATCGCG from Chroococcidiopsis sp. SAG 2025 harbors:
- a CDS encoding glycosyltransferase family 4 protein, producing the protein MDRSHNFRIAWLLPVAWFYWQPALCQFTQIFPQTKVFTGLFPGFARGFDNSFVVEVVGKFHVLETARETTGYGSNFTYLSPSIIFHLLRLRPHVIFSSSFGVWTILALLLKPLCWWRVIIAYEGSSPGVDYRNSALRLLVRRLMVKFADACITNSQAGKAYLVDILNAKDSRVFVQPYEIPDTKTLVIQENIDLDNSQLQRPIFLFVGHIIPRKGLQILLEACKILQRQGYREYTLQVVGNGPQHEELGKFAQEHHLTDCIQWVGRVDYNLISTYFRNADVFVLPTLEDTWGVVVLEAMLLGKPVLCSTGAGTAELIVNGENGYVFDPNQPEKLAELMRQFIDRPTAIEDMGKKAQQIMSQYTPEAASKCLAQVTNLVLNN
- a CDS encoding ElyC/SanA/YdcF family protein encodes the protein MAAKKRSQFKLLNITLIRRQEIWLPTVWGWLFPILLTLTLLTVSISNLPSFLAVNQPVNAEVLVVEGWLPDYAVKEALARFKRGSYRQIVTTGIPIERGCYLAEYKNYAELAAATLKTLGLESEKIVSVPTPEVRKDRTYASAIAFKQWLEKTNTPIKSIDLLTLDLHARRSWLLYRQALASTNTKVGIIAMPPIDYDPKYWWRYSAGVRKTINELVAYIYARFINWNT
- a CDS encoding DUF2301 domain-containing membrane protein; the encoded protein is MTQQIVSETYQGQFGEFTIDKNDRLGVIIYRTGLAIAALSFAIGSTLVLLNPHPIVFPALTPLFFCFCGALGVSLLTIHIYLAVLHRVLQLFWAIGTIAAVAIALSNSTPLAVTVYEHPMTLLGVGFIFAALTGIYFKEAFCFNRFETKFLTPLVPILLLGHLSGILPRQWEQIMLGTWAVLFVVFAIRKAVQPIPPDIGDKSVFAYLKAHKTATVDSQ